The DNA segment CATCGAAGATATCGGTTCGAAGACACCAAAAACCACATGAATCAAGAGGTCACCAGTTCGAATACACGAAACCCttcaccccaccaccaccatcaattCCTGCCGGCCAAACACCACAACATACaatcatttcatcaaacacttaaTCTACATATAAGCAATAAAAATAGACCAAACACTTCATCAATCTGCAATTAAACAAAAACCCACATGGTGGGGACCAACGGCGGCTCAGCCGAACCACCGCCGCCACCTCCGCAATACCCAGATGTTGATTGCCGGTCATTTTCGCAGATTCTCGCCGGAGCTATGGCCGGTTGAAACAGACGGATGAGAAGAAATCAGGGGTTTTAAGTCAAGATTCATCTTCATGGCCGGTGATTCTCTTTCCATCTCCCTCTtgcgtctctctctctctcaccatCGATTCTCGTTTTGTCGCTGCTGCACGAGAACCACAAATGATTTGGGTGTCAACTCTACCGTCGCCGGAACCCTCTTTTTCTCCGACATCAAAACGCAGGCGAACCCATAACCACGTTGACGCCAAAAAGGGGGTGATTTTCTTCTTCCAATTTTGAGGGTTCAAGATCCGAAATCTCCTTCAAATTTGGTTGATTTTGGGGGTCATTTGGGGGTTTTGAGGGTTGTTAGAAACAGAGGTGTGTTCGagaggaggagagagagagaagagacaCAGAGGTGTGTTAGAGAGAGAGTATGCagagttttatttatatttttatatatatatattaatgctTAAAATGACCAGAATGCCCCTtcagaaaaggacaaaatagcaggttttttttgagaaatctgatctgatttgagttttggaccaaaatggcaataaaaacgaaaccacagggacccagatgtaaaaagttatagatttagactaaaatggcaaaagtgtccaaaccacagggaccaaaatggcagtttactcttcttGGGATTTTATCTTGTCGccagatttacatacttgtcataCAACCGTGAACCAAAGATCAAAGCCGGTCATTTTCAGTGTTATAATGATTAAGGGTACACACCAAAGTTGAATAAAACGTGTCTTACAGTCGTTATGCCTACCCCTGCACGTTATTCCGTATGGCCATAATAGTTCATGAGTCGGGATGCCCGGACACGGTACCAATAACCCCTAATCGTTTTAGCTATCAAGTAAAACGGattaaaccgagttcttacaTTTATGAGCAGTCATAGTCGACTCATTTATGTAATACTCGCTCCAAGTGGTGAATTCGCCATACCCCaagtttaaaaacaaaataaattaagagtatttaccttttgCTTGCTTCCAATCAAATATGATTATAATTTAGCAAAAGCCGCAAATAAAATTATTATTGACCCAAGTCCGATTATCTAAGGGTTCTATAGTCTGGAATGAACAGAATTATTATCTGTTAGAATGTATACAGGTCAAAGGTTAGTCCCTTTAGACTTGGCTCGTTACATAAGAATAGATTCACTAGATTAAGCGTAGATCAtatagaatgtggtttatacctatCCGAGTGCAATgactcattggataaaggttatTTAACCAAGCATTCTAATTTGGagtgattttgaaattttaagaCCCCTTACGCCTGAATTATATGAAATAGGTTCATATAACTAGTTATGCGCGTAAAAACGGGTTCGGAAGGTTAGATAGATCTTATGACAAGTCTAAGGTGTCAAAATACTTTTTTATAACATTATACAATTGATTTTAAAGTCAGAATATTAACTTCTTTGGTTTGAAAACCGTTTATTTAGTTTTAAGGATGAAAAGGGCATAGTTGTCCTTTTTTAAAATATAATCATTAAACTTGTCATTTGACCTACCAAATAACATGATCAATAGGTATAACTTCTAAGGGTTATACCTTATACTAACATGGTCATAATATCAGTTCTAAACAAGTCCTAACGTTGACCAAACGGGTTAGAATcgaaagtcaaaacaaaagtcaaactgcTTAACTTTCGGTATAGAATTAAACTCTAAACAAGAAATGACGAGTTggacatgtttagacatgtcctaatatgttttatAAACTGATATGGTGTCAAAACTTAAGGTTTTGATAGTTAAAAACTTAATTAGCGCAATTtgcaaagtttacattttttaccttttatttaatataagtCAACTCGTCATTTCGCCTACTTAACGTGATCTTTATAGGGTATGATCCCAGGGGATTATAACCTtcattattacgatcacgtagccgtTCGAATCGAACTTTGGCTTGACTATAATGgtcataaccgaaagtcaaacagaaagtcaaactgtttgacttttggaTAATAACTAGACTATAAAATGAAATAGACTATGAAAGAACAAGTACTTGTGTTCTAGTAGAAGATTAACTCTAGTAGGAGGCTTCCTTTGAATCAGAAAACACTCTAAGTGTATATTAGAAAGAAAGAAGGAAATGAGCAATGGAAATGGATGAATATGGAGATGTTGTCATGTGTTAAGGATAGTTCTAGGATCATCACATGTGTCTAGTGTGGTGTAAGAACCAGGAAAGAAGTGGCAAAATCGAGCTAGGTGTCAAGTTATGAAGATAGCCTAAGAGATCAAACATTAAACTGCCAACatggtcccttacggaccgtaaggacctCAGCGCACCAGCATTTTATTCAGCTTAAGGTCGGTAAGCTTCAAGGGCTTACGGCCCGTATGGGGTTGCCAGGAATGTTATTTTGAGACTTTTACATCCATAGCCCTTGGACTTTGATTTTTTCGCCATTtggcacttttagtccctctCCTTCCTCATGGTTGGGATTAGTCGGATATCTGGGATTCGCTTTAGTTAACGCACAATAATAGTTTCTTTCCTTCCCAAAACCGGGATCAGTCGGAGATAGGAAACACATTTTAATGAACGCAGAATGTAGGTCCTTCCTCCTTCCACATAGTCGGGATTAATTGGAGGTTCCTCCCTCCACATAGTCGGGATTAGTTAGAGGATTGGACACATATCATTACATAGTTGAACGAAAAATTCCCTCTCCTTAGTTGGAGACTCGGGACACCTGTCGTCTCATAGTTGGACGAAATTTTACGAGTGTTACACCAACCATCATGACATTCCTATAAGGGAAAGATATCAACTAAAGTCTtccattttcaaatttcaaaacccCTTCCATTGATAACCAACAAGTTTAGTTCTAatgggattttcattttaaattgtTATCCTTTCTAATTGTGAATCAATTTCCTTGATACCATGATCTTTGTGAATGATTCTTCATTGACGGGTTTGCATCTTTAAGACTTATCAGCTGTAGTTACTTGGATCTTTCACCTTTGAATATAAAAATATGTTGCACTTTGTGAATCCCTTTAATGATTTTTGCACTTGATCATTGTTGCACTTTAATATTCATCCAAGATGGCTAATACGAATTCATTAGACTTCTAGCACTTTATCTTCCAATTCTTCATTACCATACTAGAAACTATACCTTGAGTACTAATTTGATTTCATTAAACATCTACCACATCATCTTCTTATTCTTCATCACCATACTTGATCTATACATTAAGTGTGTAGGAAAATGTATCTGCAGGGGCGGATCTATTTGGAGCCCAAGGGTTACCCGGGATACCAGTGGCGAAGTTTGAGATTTTCGactggggggtcgaaaacgtatgtacctaaaaaaatataaaattggggggtcgaaaacgtatatacctaaaaaaatctatacGAAAAGTACATATCGGActctactgagcgaaaagttcggggggcgcacccccccccccccccggccccGATACTCCTAAGCACAATTAAAGGTGAGATGAAACAAAACTTTCTTGTAGATGGAAACGAAAATTTCAGTCGATGAAAACTTGCAGAGAAAATCTTTAAATGATGGAGAAGATAAAGTTATAATATAATAGTATTATAATAGTTAGTATCGAAAACATCAATGAAAAAGCTAATTAGTTGGGAAATGTGAGAAATTATATCAGGAGTAGATAGTCAaactttttttaatttgttattgtATTTTTTAACATACTTTATTTAATTTGCTATTGTATTTAACCATtactttaattaatatttaacCATTTACAATATAATTTGTTGACCGTAATCATTATCTGTTTGccttatttttttttcatttgttaatttgtttatttatttattatattaagtATTTTTTTCTCATTTTACCCCTCCTTTTAGTTCTATGGTTcataatatttacaaaaatatcaACGCATCAATCTCAGCTGTAAAACACAAtgatcttgtggctgagaatcgtttTCACATTTTTGATTGTTTTCCCCCCATAACCTACTACATATATCATTGTGTTTATGTCGTGATATCTTTCTATCCATTGTGCATGTACTGTGTAAACAAGTATTCTTTAAGATATTATATAATAAGCAATAAGTTTTATACAATTGAATATAGCTTATTCACCCCTCTCTAGGTTTTTATACGTGGTATATGAGGAAGTTCtctaattttattaaaaattaaaagttgtAACTCTTATACAAAATATTTGAGTTTGATCAATGGCTAAAACAAACTATGTGGAGGTGTGTTACATAACTAGACCACACTACTACAAAACTTTGCAATTTCCTACGTCAAAATGCATCGGAAATGCATAAAAATGGGCATttccaacaaaaccaattttgtAGGAAAAACCTAATGGTAAAATTTTCCAACACAATTTCTGACAAATATGTGTTGTCAGAACTTTACGACACATTTCCGGACGACACCAaaactttctttttttttattttttaaagtttCTATGAGAAGAGTTTTGTTATTAGAAACACGGATTTTAAACAAAGACATTGATCTTTGGTAGATTGATGAAATTAAATCGTGATTATTGTCACAAGTTTTAACCATTtactaaataaacaaataattaacaaaagaaaaaaaaaataaggcAAACAGATAATGCTTAATATTATAAAATCCGTGTTTCTAATAACAAAACTCTTCTCATAGAAActttaaaaactaaaaaaaaaaagttttggttCTATGATAGGTTGTGTTGGTTAATCCATGGCAGTTACCAACGAACCTTCATGTAGGTTCATTTCAATATGATTCCAAACAACATGACGTTTTTAAGAatggttttttaaatatatatgatGAACATTTCCTGTTGTGTAAGAGAGGAAGGGAGAGAAAGAGATCCCATTAACACATCCCATTAAATGACAAAATAAAATACGGTTGCTATGCATGAATTTAAGCAAGTATGGCACAACGACTAAATCACCAAGATTCAGCTTTTAGTTTTCTGTCAACAAAAAATGTACGGTTCCAGATGAAGATGACAAAGTTGGGCCATTCTTCTAAAgcaatttgtatttttttaagtaAAACACATTCGTTTGGTGTTGTAAGTCGGTGATAAAGGAGAATGAGAAGAATGTTTGGCATAAACTTAAGAATTTTTGTATCTCATATGGTGCCACAAGCACATTAATAATCAACATCttgccgcaacgcgcgggttagcGTCAATTTGTTTACATATGAAAAGGAACATTTCTTTTTTCTCCCCCACTCACAACCCCTCATAATCGCTATCTATAATATGGAGGAGCCTCTCATAGAATTTTGCTTAGAGAAGCAATCCAAGCATCCCCTTTCTTAAGCAGTTGTATAACTATATAAATCGCATGATTATATATGGAGCACTCTTTTAAGGAAATAGACTAATTTTATTATTGAACTTTGTGGCAGGAGTCATTCCTCGTGAGATCAGCCACCTTCATCACCTTGAGGAATTGAGTTTGGTAAACAACAGCATTGGTGGAAACATTCGATTGAACATCTCTACACTAAAGAAGTTGGCCTTAACGCAGAATTTGTTTTCAGGTGATCTCCCATCAGACATGGGTTTCTCGCTACCAAATCTCCAAGAGTTAAACTTGGCCTATAATACATTCCGAGGAACTCTACCGAGCTCAATCATCAATGCTTCCAAATTGTACATGATTGATCTATCTGTGAACTCATTTACTGGTTCCATACCAATTGCAATTGGTAGATTAGAACTACTGGAACGACTACTCTTAGGAAAAAATTATTTCACTGCTGAAGGCTCAGAGTTGGATTTCTTGTCATCATTGACAAATTGCAGAAAGTTACGAACACTGGCCTTTGCATATAATCCTTTACAGGCCTTCCTTCCCGCTTCTGTTGGTAACCTGTCGACATCTCTCCAAACATTCGAAGCATTTGGATGTGGAATCAAAGGCATTATTCCTAGTGGAATTGGTAACTTGATTAATTTGCAAAGGTTAGCTTTGGACATGAATGAGTTAAATGGAAATATTCCAACAGCACTTGGGAAGCTGCAAAATATTGGCCAGTTGTATCTTGAAGATAACAGGTTACAAGAAAGGATTCCACAAGAATTATGTCTCTTGAAGAACATAGAGGAGTTATATTTGAGCAAAAACCAGCTCTCCGGAATTATACCACCATGCTTGGGAGATATGAGTTCGCTAACATGGTTATTCTTGGACTCGAATACATTCACCTCCACAATACCATTGACTTTATGGAACCATAAATCACTCATAGTCCTAAACTTGTCCTCAAATATCTTAATCGGAAATTTACCATTAAGTATTGGACACTCTGATTCACCTCTTACCGGGTTGGACTTATCATTTAATAGATTGTCGGGTGATATCCCAAGTAGCATCGGTGGCTACCAAATGCTGAACAAACTCTCCTTGGCTCATAACAACCTGCAAGGTTCTATTCCAGAGTCGCTTGGCAAGTTAATTAGTTTAGAACTTTTGGATTTATCTCAAAATAATCTATCTGGCGTGATCCCCAGATCCTTAGAGACACTCAGGCATCTTGAGTACTTAAATCTGTCTTTCAATAGACTACAAGGAGAAATACCAAGTAGAGGACGATTTAGGAACTTCACTGCTTCATCATTTATGGACAATAAAGATCTGTGTGGCGAACCAAAACTAGCAGTCTTGCCATGCAGAAGCAAACAGAAAGAATCAAGAACTTTGTCATCTCTGAAGTATATATTACCCGCAATTGCATCCATAATTGGATTAGTTGTAGCTGTATATTTACTGAGAAAACACAGGAAACACATACGAACAAATGTTGAGCCGCCATCAGTTCTTAAATTGACAAGAATATCATATTATGAACTTGTGAGAGCAACAGAATCATTTGATGAGAGTAACTTGATTGGGAAGGGTTCTTATGGCTCGGTGTTTATAGGGAAGCTCTCAGATGGGGTAAATGTTGCCGTGAAAGTTTTTGACTTGCTCTCTGAGGGTGCAATAAAGAGTTTCAATGTTGAATGTGAAGTTCTACGCAATATTCGTCATAGGAATCTTGTTCGAATCATTAGTAGTTGCACTAACTTGGATTTTAGATGCTTAGTTATGGAATACATGTCGAATGGGAGCCTTGAGCAGTGGTTGTACTCGCATAACAATCAACTGAGTCTTGTACAACGACTGCAAATAATGATCGACGTTGCATCGGCCTTGGAATATCTACATCATGGTCTACCAACGCctattattcattgtgatttaaAGCCAAGCAACGTCCTCATCGATGAAGATATGCACGCTCGCGTTTGTGATTTTGGAATTTCAAAAATCTTTGGTGAAGAGGAATTCAGGCTAAGAACTACAACTTTAGGAACAATAGGATACATGTCACCAGGTAAGGCTCTTTTAATTCCCTGCTTCTTCCTTTTGAGTTCTTACAGTACAGCAAATTCGACTGCTTATTATGGCATATGTAGAAGCGTGAAATACACACATTCATTTGCATAAAGAAATATGCCATGACCAGTTATATCTGAATATATCTCCCCTCTTAAAAATGTGGAGTAAATATTGGTTCAAACTTCATACTAAAGAAAATGGACAAATTGGTTAAATGTTCATACGTTCAAATGTGAAGAAACTGGATGAATCTTGTGATAATTTTTTCTCTAGAATCTTCACATTTTTTGCATAAAGTTTTTTTCAATCGTCTTCAAATATTATATCTATATAGTTACATGAATGAAcagttttaatttcttttatgcACTCATAAGTGTGGCATAGATTTATGTTTCCAGCAACTTCCCATGTAAGTTAAGAACTAATTAAAGTGAAGAAAACATAGATCCATTGGTGTTTTATACTCTCTTCATCTTTGCTTTTcgcaaaaatatatatctaaaagaATCCACCTCTTCAATTGTATACTTCCACACAAGATTGTATCACACATCCTAGTTCCTACCCATGATTTCAATGAAACTGTTAATCATAAAGGCCTGcagtgaaatgtccattaagcaCAAATGATGAAAAGTTAACCGGTAGACTTAAATGAATCAACAacttttaatatgttatttttcATGAATAGAATATGGGATGGAAGGACTTGTGTCACCAGAAAGCGATGTCTATAGTTTCGGCATTCTATTGTTGGAAACATTCACGAGGAAGAAGCCCACAGAAGAAATATTTTGTGGTGAGATAAATTTGCGAAGCTGGGTTCTTGAAGCAACACAGCGTTCAGTTTTTGATGTTGTTGATGAAAACTTGATCAACGAGCATTTATATACTAAACAAGAACCTTTGGCATCTATTTTTAATCTGGCAATAGATTGCACCTTTGATTCATCTTCTCTGAGGATAAACATGGATGAAACATTGGTTAGGCTTAGCAAAATACAAAAGAATTTCCTAGCCAATGAttaatgtgtatatatatattctagGTGTGAACGTAATTAGCTTGCAAGTGTTTTCTACTTGGAACATTTCCTGTAAGACAACATACCAAATTCTTCTGGATTTTGTATTTCCTGTATAACTTTTTGAATCGTGTAATGAGTCCACTTTAAGATTAAAATATTCTCTTCTAAGTTCTTTTCTATGAGAATTTGAAAGTATGAAAGCTGATTGCTGGCAATAGGTAACCTGCTAAGACACGATAACAGAAAAGTACACCATgtaattttttacgtttttaaagATAATCAAAATTTGAAAGTTAGGATCCATTATTTCTCCTTCTAGGTGCATAAAATATACATCTGTCTTATATACATtagatataaagtagttaaacgagtcgtattcatgtttaaaatttttgttgttCGCGTTATCAGATATCTGTTAAACCTgctaagacacgatttgccagtGTAAAGCAGTTACATCAATAACCGCTCAACAATAACATTGTTGCTACCGCATCTTCGTTGCAACCTAGGCACAGTTTTCTTCAGTGTAGGTCCACTAGCGGAGG comes from the Helianthus annuus cultivar XRQ/B chromosome 4, HanXRQr2.0-SUNRISE, whole genome shotgun sequence genome and includes:
- the LOC110934001 gene encoding receptor kinase-like protein Xa21; the encoded protein is MDNKGIFIFNLMIVLMTLQYYRFSAAQHGISLSTDQLALEAIKAQINVDPLGVLSKNWSAKTSICHWKGVTCGSQSRTQRITALDLSHMGLVGTISPHIGNLSFLSLLDLTNNSFYGPIPPEIAQLRHMEKVYMGGNDLTGRLPLWYFNNMPKLEILYLNENNLTGTLSPYFLNNMTSLKTLRLNDNSLQGNIPKEIGNGSCLHDFHVNGNQLTGVVPPTLFNLSCIRKIELSVNSLSGSLPDDMCNDQLGKLRLFFISRNEFTGPIPSSINKCQQLRYLSMSFNRFNGTIPRGIGNLTLLKELHLGDNDMQGSIPAEIGNLKRLQILSIIRGNLKGYVPQAIFNMSSLKLVALYGNNLFGILFPDIYTSLHNLEELYLSENRFTGQLPPSLWRLKKLRKIGLSDNKFIGSIPSEVANLTQLTHLYLGSNRLTGVIPREISHLHHLEELSLVNNSIGGNIRLNISTLKKLALTQNLFSGDLPSDMGFSLPNLQELNLAYNTFRGTLPSSIINASKLYMIDLSVNSFTGSIPIAIGRLELLERLLLGKNYFTAEGSELDFLSSLTNCRKLRTLAFAYNPLQAFLPASVGNLSTSLQTFEAFGCGIKGIIPSGIGNLINLQRLALDMNELNGNIPTALGKLQNIGQLYLEDNRLQERIPQELCLLKNIEELYLSKNQLSGIIPPCLGDMSSLTWLFLDSNTFTSTIPLTLWNHKSLIVLNLSSNILIGNLPLSIGHSDSPLTGLDLSFNRLSGDIPSSIGGYQMLNKLSLAHNNLQGSIPESLGKLISLELLDLSQNNLSGVIPRSLETLRHLEYLNLSFNRLQGEIPSRGRFRNFTASSFMDNKDLCGEPKLAVLPCRSKQKESRTLSSLKYILPAIASIIGLVVAVYLLRKHRKHIRTNVEPPSVLKLTRISYYELVRATESFDESNLIGKGSYGSVFIGKLSDGVNVAVKVFDLLSEGAIKSFNVECEVLRNIRHRNLVRIISSCTNLDFRCLVMEYMSNGSLEQWLYSHNNQLSLVQRLQIMIDVASALEYLHHGLPTPIIHCDLKPSNVLIDEDMHARVCDFGISKIFGEEEFRLRTTTLGTIGYMSPEYGMEGLVSPESDVYSFGILLLETFTRKKPTEEIFCGEINLRSWVLEATQRSVFDVVDENLINEHLYTKQEPLASIFNLAIDCTFDSSSLRINMDETLVRLSKIQKNFLAND